The sequence CGGCCGTCCCGGGCAGGGGCGGGGACGTCGACGTCGTCGACGAGCACGGCGTCGTCCTGGCCAGCCAGCCCGACCCGCCGCCCGGCGTGCCGCTGCTGCGCGTCGACGTGGAGGCCGCGGGCACGGACACCCTCGCCGCCGCACGCGCCGTGCTCGCCGCCATGCCGGTGGAGCTGCAGCAGCGCACCGGCGAGGTGTCCGCCGCCTCGCCCGCCGACGTCCGCTCCGTCGTCGACGGCAAGCAGGTCCGGTGGGGGACCGGCGCCGACGCCGAGCGCAAGGTCGAGGTGCTCACCGGCCTGCTCGCCTCCGTGCCCGGCTCGGTGTACGACGTGTCCGCGCCGTCGGCGCCCGCCGTCACGCCCTGAGCCGACCTGCCCTCGCGGATGCGTCCGCGCCCCCCACGCCGTGGGGGGACGGACGTCCGCGACACGCCCGGCCCGCACGACACGCGCGCGACACACCCCCGTATGTCGTTGGTCGGAGCGGCTGCGCTGCCTACCTTCCCTGCATGTCGGGCTGACATAACATTAACCCTCTACCGGAGGGTTAAGGCTCGACCAGGCGGCGTCCCGCACGGGGGCACCGCGACGAACCGAGAGGTACGCCCATGGCCGCTCCGCAGAACTACCTCGCCGTCATCAAGGTCGTCGGAGTCGGCGGCGGCGGCGTGAACGCGGTGAACCGCATGATCGAGGTGGGCCTGCGCGGCGTCGAGTTCATCGCGGTGAACACCGACGCCCAGGCGCTGCTCATGTCGGACGCCGACGTCAAGCTCGACGTCGGCCGTGACCTCACCCGCGGGCTCGGCGCCGGCGCCGACCCCGAGGTCGGCCGGCGCGCCGCCGAGGACCACGCCGAGGAGATCGAGGAGGTCCTCCGCGGGGCCGACATGGTCTTCGTCACCGCGGGCGAGGGCGGCGGCACCGGCACCGGCGGCGCCCCCGTCATCGCGAAGATCGCCCGCTCCCTCGGCGCCCTCACCATCGGTGTCGTCACCCGCCCCTTCACCTTCGAGGGCCGCCGCCGCGCGCTGAGCGCCGACAACGGCATCGCCGCGCTGCAGGCCGAGGTCGACACCCTCATCACCATCCCCAACGACCGCCTGCTGTCCATCAGCGACCGCGGCATCAGCGTGCTGGACGCCTTCCGCAGCGCGGACCAGGTGCTGCTGTCCGGCGTCCAGGGCATCACGGACCTCATCACCACCCCCGGCCTCATCAACCTCGACTTCGCCGACGTCAAGAGCGTCATGCAGGGTGCCGGCACGGCCCTCATGGGCATCGGCTCCGCCCGCGGCGAGGACCGCGCCGTCATGGCCGCGGAGATGGCGATCAGCTCCCCGCTGCTCGAGGCCAGCGTCGACGGCGCCCAGGGCGTGCTGCTGTCCATCCAGGGCGGCTCCGACCTCGGCCTGTTCGAGATCAACGAGGCCGCCCGGTTGGTGCAGGAGGCCGCGCACCCCGAGGCCAACATCATCTTCGGCGCGGTCATCGACGACGCCCTCGGCGACGAGGTCCGCGTCACGGTCATCGCGGCCGGCTTCGACGACGACGACACCCCCGAGGTCACCGGGGGCCGGCAGGCCGTCGCCAAGGCCTCGGCCCAGGCGGCACGGCCGGTCCTGCCCGCGCAGATCGCCGAGGTGCAGACCTCTCGCCCGGAGCCGGTCCGCCAGGAGGCGCGCTACGACGTGCGCCAGGACCAGCGGCAGGACCCCCGCCAGGAGCAGCGCCCCGCCCCCCGGCAGGACCCGCGCGAGGAGCAGCCCCGCTACGACCAGCGCCCGGACCAGCGGCCGGACCCGCGGACGGAGCAGGGATACGACCGCCGCTACGACCAGCCCCGCTACGAGCAGCGTCCGGAGCAGCGCTACGACGCCCCGGCCGAGCAGCGCCGCGAGGCGCCCGTGCAGGAGCAGCACGCCCCGCGCGTCGTCGAGCTCCCCGCCGACGGCCGCCGCCGTCCGGGGTTCCTCGACGACGACGACCTGGACGTGCCGGACTTCGTCAAGCCGGGGACCTGAGCCGACCATGACCGACCAGCCCGCCCCGTCCGGCGGCGTCCTGCGCCACGACGAGACGACGGGGCGGGTCCGCTACGCCGTCACCGGGGGGATCGACCTCGGCGACGGCGCACCGGACGGGCCCGCCGCCCGCGCCGCGCTCGCCCGCGAGCTGGGCGTCGAGCCCGACCGTCTCCTCCTGCCCACCCAGGTCCACGGTGCCGACGTGCTCGTCGTCGACGGGCCGTGGGCCGGCGACGTGCCGCAGGCCGACGGCCTGGTCGTCACCGTGCCCGGCGCCGCCGCCGGGGTGCGGGCCGCGGACTGCATGCCGCTGCTGCTGGGGGACGGGGAGCGCGGTCTGGCCGCCGCCGTGCACGTCGGCCGGGCCGGCCTGCAGGGCGGCATCGTCGGCGTCGCCGTCGACGCGCTCGCCCGCCTGGGTGCCACCAGCCTGCTCGCCCGGCTCGGGCCCACCGTCTGCGGCAGCTGCTACGAGGTGCCCGAGCAGATGCGCGACGAGGTCGCCGCGCTCGTCCCCGCCGCCGCCGGCACCACGAGGGACGGCACCCCGTCCGTCGACATCCCCGCCGGGGTCCGCGTCCAGCTGGCGGCCGCCGCGTCCGCCGCCGGGGTGCAGGTCGAGATCGACGACTCCTGGGGCGGCTGCACCATGGAGGACCCGCTGTCCTTCAGCCACCGACGCGACGCGCCGACCGGCCGCCACGCCGGGGTCGTCGTCGTCCTGCCGTGAGCGGGCCCGAGGAAGGTGCGAGCGGCGGGGGAGCGGACCGTCGCGCCGAGCTCGTCCAGGGTCTCGGCCGGGTCCGCGCCCGGGTGGCCGACGCGTGCGCCGCCGCCGGGCGCCGGACGACGGAGGTCACGCTCGTCGTCGTCACCAAGACCTACCCCGCCGACGACGTCGCCGCCCTGGCCGCGCTCGGCGTGCGCGACGTGGGCGAGGCGCGCGAGCAGGAGCTGCGCGACAAGCGCGAGCGCCTGGACCCGGTCGGCGGGACGGGCGAGCCGCTGCTGCGCTGGCACGTCGTCGGCCGGCTGCAGCGCAACAAGGCGCGCTCGGTCGGCCGGCTCGCCGACGTCGTGCACTCCGTCGACGACCCGCGCCTGGTGGTGCCGCTCGCGCGGGGCGCGGCCGACGCCGGCCGCACGCTCGGCTGCTTCGCGCAGGTGAGCCTGGACGGCGACCCGGCGCGCGGCGGGGCCCCGGTCGACGACCTGCCGGCCCTGTGCGACCTGCTCGCGGGGACCGACGGCGTGCGCCTGCTGGGCCTCATGGCGGTGGCCCCGCTGGGGGCGGACCCGGCCTCCTCCTTCGCCCGGCTGGCCTCGCTGGCGGCCGGTGTCGCGGCGTCCTACCCCGGTGCGGACGCCCTCAGCGCGGGCATGAGCGGGGACCTCGAGCAGGCCCTCGCGCACGGGGCGACACACCTGCGTGTCGGGGCGGCGGTCCTGGGCCCGCGACCCCCGACGCACTAGCGTCGGCCACGCCAGAACAGCCCCGGTAGCCGTCGTCCGGACGGGTGCAGGCCAGTCAGGAGGAGGGCGTCATGGGCGCACTACGCAAGACCTTGGTGTACCTCGGCCTGGCCGAGGACGAGCAGTACGACGAGTACGAGGCCGAGGAGCGCGAGCAGGAGCAGGACCGCCGCCCCGTCCGGGTGCGCGAGGACGAGCCCCGGACTGGAGCCACCGTGACGCACCTGCCCAGCGCCGTCCGTGCCGCCGGCGACCTGCAGCGCATCACCGCCGTCCACCCCCGGACGTACAACGACGCCAAGATCATCGGCGAGCACTTCCGCGAGGGCGTGCCCGTGATCATGAACCTCTCCGAGATGACCGACGTCGAGGCCAAGCGCCTCGTCGACTTCGCGGCCGGCCTGGTCTTCGGCCTGCACGGCGCGGTCGAGCGGGTCACCGCCAAGGTGTTCCTGCTCTCGCCCTCCGCGGTCGAGGTCACCAACGAGAAGCACGAGATCACCACGGGTGCCGGGCTCTTCAACCAGTCCTGAGCGCAGGGCCCCGGTCGGCCGCGCTCCCCGCGGCACCTAGGCT comes from Aquipuribacter hungaricus and encodes:
- a CDS encoding FtsQ-type POTRA domain-containing protein; protein product: MSVTWLEDRVSDVREASLRSRLVGTAVLLVVLAVLGGAGWWAYDAGHLDTRRVVVTGTTRVDAAAVDAIAAAASAGTPLPMVDVGSVHEQVAAMPLVLDVRVERRWPRTLEVVVTERVAVAAVPGRGGDVDVVDEHGVVLASQPDPPPGVPLLRVDVEAAGTDTLAAARAVLAAMPVELQQRTGEVSAASPADVRSVVDGKQVRWGTGADAERKVEVLTGLLASVPGSVYDVSAPSAPAVTP
- a CDS encoding YggS family pyridoxal phosphate-dependent enzyme, whose translation is MSGPEEGASGGGADRRAELVQGLGRVRARVADACAAAGRRTTEVTLVVVTKTYPADDVAALAALGVRDVGEAREQELRDKRERLDPVGGTGEPLLRWHVVGRLQRNKARSVGRLADVVHSVDDPRLVVPLARGAADAGRTLGCFAQVSLDGDPARGGAPVDDLPALCDLLAGTDGVRLLGLMAVAPLGADPASSFARLASLAAGVAASYPGADALSAGMSGDLEQALAHGATHLRVGAAVLGPRPPTH
- the ftsZ gene encoding cell division protein FtsZ yields the protein MAAPQNYLAVIKVVGVGGGGVNAVNRMIEVGLRGVEFIAVNTDAQALLMSDADVKLDVGRDLTRGLGAGADPEVGRRAAEDHAEEIEEVLRGADMVFVTAGEGGGTGTGGAPVIAKIARSLGALTIGVVTRPFTFEGRRRALSADNGIAALQAEVDTLITIPNDRLLSISDRGISVLDAFRSADQVLLSGVQGITDLITTPGLINLDFADVKSVMQGAGTALMGIGSARGEDRAVMAAEMAISSPLLEASVDGAQGVLLSIQGGSDLGLFEINEAARLVQEAAHPEANIIFGAVIDDALGDEVRVTVIAAGFDDDDTPEVTGGRQAVAKASAQAARPVLPAQIAEVQTSRPEPVRQEARYDVRQDQRQDPRQEQRPAPRQDPREEQPRYDQRPDQRPDPRTEQGYDRRYDQPRYEQRPEQRYDAPAEQRREAPVQEQHAPRVVELPADGRRRPGFLDDDDLDVPDFVKPGT
- a CDS encoding cell division protein SepF, which produces MGALRKTLVYLGLAEDEQYDEYEAEEREQEQDRRPVRVREDEPRTGATVTHLPSAVRAAGDLQRITAVHPRTYNDAKIIGEHFREGVPVIMNLSEMTDVEAKRLVDFAAGLVFGLHGAVERVTAKVFLLSPSAVEVTNEKHEITTGAGLFNQS
- a CDS encoding polyphenol oxidase family protein, with the translated sequence MTDQPAPSGGVLRHDETTGRVRYAVTGGIDLGDGAPDGPAARAALARELGVEPDRLLLPTQVHGADVLVVDGPWAGDVPQADGLVVTVPGAAAGVRAADCMPLLLGDGERGLAAAVHVGRAGLQGGIVGVAVDALARLGATSLLARLGPTVCGSCYEVPEQMRDEVAALVPAAAGTTRDGTPSVDIPAGVRVQLAAAASAAGVQVEIDDSWGGCTMEDPLSFSHRRDAPTGRHAGVVVVLP